Genomic segment of Notolabrus celidotus isolate fNotCel1 chromosome 1, fNotCel1.pri, whole genome shotgun sequence:
atattaatatttcaaaagttTGAATTTTCACCAGATTGATCTGGCCTGAAATCATTGACCATCAATCATGGACCAGAGGGCAGGCTTACTTGTGGTATCATGGATTtcaaaaagtagtatgggaggtgaagCCCTGAGTTGCCTTCTTCATCTCCTGTTGCATAAATTCAGAGGCAGATACCCACCTTTAAAGGTAGGTCAAAAACAttctttttctcccccctctctgaTGATAGGAAACACTCTGCACATAGAACAGCCTTgtttacacttctgcattgactctacGCCGTAGTGGCCAATGTGGTCTTGAGCACTACTTGTGCATTGGAGTGTCTGTGTTGCTCTGCAATACTGTGAAAGCTAGTCAGATCACCGTCTCGTTTTGAGATGGAAAGTCAATTTTCTAAATGCAGGAAATTCCATGCTGCCCAGCTGATCAATCGCAAAGCTTGCAGTACACTTTGTTTCAACGCATATAGTTACGCCTATGGCTTGGCCACGGTGTAGATTCAacccagaagtataaaccacACTTAAGGTGTTGCTCAGAGTTACATTGGACTTCAAATGATAAATAGgagcaaataaaaatgtcaggATGTCACACTCAACTGGTGTTAAAAGCCAACACCAAGAGATGTGTTTTATGCAGTGATGTCACACTCTCAGGGGCCCAGCCACACGTACGTggatatttttgaaaacatattttttctctctctattttgGTCTTACATCCACAAATAAGTAAAGTTTTAAGGTCCCTAAAAACTGAGGTATTTAAAAACGCCTTCCAAGGTAGAAAAAGGCTCAGTCTTGTGGTTTTTGTGtgaacagcaaaaacaaatgtttttggaaatgctgacgtACCTGTGCATGGCAattgttgtttatatttattgcaCATGCACCAAGATAGCTGGCAACcgtttgtttacttctgcttggTACTATTAggtttaattgcatgttttGTAAGAAAATTTGCTGTTCTTCATCATGATACTGCACTCAATACGCTCAATATTATTTCATTTGTCACTTTTTACACAGTTTAAAGAGCACTGTTTAAATTACAGCTTGCTCAAGAAGACACTCAACATAATACATTCACATAATGTACTTCTATGGTGTCTGAAGTGATAGACTGAATATACATTCTCACCACTTACTTGCTTGGCATGCTTATGCAGGTGTTTTCAACTGTTTCTGCGTTGTTGTGTGAAGACAGAACTATTCAAAAACACAACCTTTGGACAGAAtactttttttgaaaattgaaagagaattttattttttttttttttcagaaatatCCATTTACTTTTGGACCTAGCTTTATATTAAAAGGTGGACTGTTCCAAAGTGTAGGAGCGGCTCTGTCCCTTCTGTTTTTTTACCCTGGCTCTTGGGACATCCAAAAGTATCTGATGTGTTGAACTCAGTTCTTTGGCTGGAGTTGGTTCAACACTCGGACATGTATGATGGTGCTAGcccagaaatgtattttgttggtGAAATCAACACGTCCTCATGCTCTGTTAAAAGTGCAGTCCATTAACAGTAAGTCCAGCAGTTGAAAACACCTCTTAGTTGGCACAGATGTTGTAGGCACGTGATAGCAACTTGCACGCTGATATAATTATGGACAATAATAAAAGTACTAACAAACAGCTTAACTGACTAGTGATTCTGTTGCTGACCAAATAGAGTGACTACCATACTACATAAGAACATGGACAGCAGAACTGtacccaaaagtgaagccaaaacatttggagctacCCCTGGTTACTGGCAGGAACAGATCATAAAGTCTGCCTCATTCATTAGAACATACAacaaactagaaaattaaaatgcacgtcaaattgatttttgtttaaaaaggCTTTATGTGACAGAAAGTGATCACTTTTCAGAGAAGTTAATTGTAATTGTGATTGAAAGCTATGTTGACAAATGTGGCTTCTGCAGCATTCTTCAGTGAAGTAGAcaaaggaaaaaacacaaaagactcATTGAATGTGACCATGAGtatctgcttcaaatcaacacaagaatctgtgtTACTGTACTCTCTACTGACCTGAAGGATCTTTGAAGTGCTACTGATAAGTCGCCTCTGTGCATACCTCAGCTCCAGAATATGTTACCAGCGTAATATCTCAGCACTCGTGGTGGTGGTATTTCGGCTTTCTACATCAAAAATCTTGTAGTAAGTTGTAGACCTGATCAAAGACAACTGGGACATGAGAGATTTCGTGATTTGACATAGTATCAGCCCTTTGAAACCTGTTCTGTAAACCAGAAAATAACCCTgaagctggagtccagcaagtACTAATGTGATTTATAGGTTGCTTTTTGGCCTTAAATCAACTAAAATGGTGCAAATATCATGGATTTGTGTCTTCTACCTTCTTTGTTTTAGCTTGAAAAACCCCATCATGTGAAATCATTGTCTTTAAACCAAATCTACTTTGTTTAAGAGTTCCAAAGCTTTTATATAATGAAAGGGGATATATTTGGTTATTTTGTaatcatttcctttctttgtaAATAAACCACTACCCAGAGggaaattttactgctcaaggctttctcttctaagtctctggagacaaatctgagattctcacttcagcctcattcaagtttcaaattgttctcattcgtttctcattagtttctcctaaaattcactaggagaaatagttgagaccatgacatgagtcttatttgagacttaaatgagagatctcattaatggctaattttcttcccttttttaaattatatttttggccttttttgcctttatttgacaggacagctgaagagagacaggaaatgtggggagtagtgagcggaggaagacatgcaggaaatggtcaaccagccgggaatcaaaccggcgacccctgcgacgaggactgtagcctctgtatgtgggacgcttagactgctaggccaccagcgcccaaaagagtccacccttttaattgtaataatctggatattttaaataaatcatctgtcatacctggtatgaaatctctatcttttgtaatttctctcaaatccactaaatctttgtgacgtggttttgttctcaaacagacttgtaaaggaaggaccatattgtgaagtcaaagaagagatcatttcacatctaaatagctgatcttgcaagtggttcaaatgttttaatgagaagtgtaagtttgtggacaagtacattgaaatgttaattttgccaggcactataaatgttcatgaaaagatgagctcaggctctttcttttctccatctgagctcaacttgagacacaaaaactgagtctgacaaaaacaaatggatgaggttagattgagacaattgagagagctccctgatttctccacctgagctcaaaaggagtcacaacacttgagaaatacctgagaatcatttcagattttgaccagatctccttttgaactgaaagggagactaagctgagactttttgcaactttttttctggaggaaagaatgagaaacaggagacataagctatggtctcattttgctttcaaacagatctcattgttgtctaggagacataaatgaaacacttttgagatctcctctctaaatttcttttcctatgggtacTGCCCCTCCACAGTGCAGTCAATAGTTGTTGGTTTTTGCTGTATAACTTAAAGGCAAACAAATGACATCATGGTCTGAGACTTAAACTAGATTTTCTTTCAAATTAAGGACAGCATAAAGTGGAGGCATCATACCTGTCAAAATATCGGGATATTTGTTTCACTGTAAGGAagtgtctttcaaatgtaaatgtttatgCTTTTACATCTACAGCCCTCATTACTTTGTTGTTTCATGGTGAAGCCATTTGTTATGACCACTGTTTGGGAGTCCTCGTTTCCCTTCAGAGATGAACTCTGTTTTTCATGAGGCCTTTTAAGATTTCTTGATGAACCCTCTTACTTCTCCTGCCCATGCTCTCTGGAACATTTTCCAATCCTGCTTGTCCCGACCTGTCCATGAGCCTCCCTCAGCCTGTTCCGCTGATCCTGGTCACCTGAGGTCTACATCCATCTGCTCACACTCCCAAATCAACTCCACCTGCTAACACACCTGCATCTCATTTTCTTATTAGTCTTCAATGTAAATAACAAGCTCACCTTTCCCTTTACCAGGTTGTCACTTTCCATCTGTTACCTGTTTATCATCTGACTGCATTaccattttaaatgtgtttagttACTTAGTCTGTTTAGTCTTTACCTTTAAGTATCCTTAAACTAAGTCATACCTTGGTGTTTGTATACAAGTCCTGAATACTACTCTCACATTCACATTTCTGTGTCAGCCTCAGTATGCCTGAAACCTAACCCTGAAACCTTTATCTAAAGTGTCATCTGAAAAAGTAAAGTCAGTCTATCCGGACACATCAAAGCTTTTATCAAAGCCTTGAAGGCATCCAATGCCTCCCTTATCTGGACTCCTAAAATGTAGTCATCACATcttcacagtcagtgatggTTTGCAGAAACAAGGATATCAGGTCACACAATGAGACAGGCTGTCTTTCAAGGTGttcctgttgttttcattgGTTAAACATATAGGAAAATTTACAAAAGTAATCTTGTAAAGAATTTAGAAATAAGAGCTTGGAATGAGAAAAATATCTTGCCTCCGTTCTCACAGAGGGAAACAAGGGAGAAAGTGGAGAGTGAAAAAACGATGTTGCAAGTTACAAAAATACCAGGAATTTAAAACAATGTTCGTTCTGATACGGATTTATTGCTAGGCTTATTTTCCTCAAGTCTAGTCTTAAAGTTACTTGTCAGGACCACAACAACAATTGTATTGAGAACTTTACATTCCTATGTACAGAGGTGGAGTCTTCACCAGAGCAGCCCCAGGTTCAGTTCCAGCCCTCAGCCCTATGTGCAGGACATTGTATAAAACTTTGGCTATCATTTGCTGTAGTACTTCAAACTTGATTGAATAATGTTGTAAACATCACTTAGATCCTGCAGGAATCTGCTAGTCTTCTCTCTAGCTTACTGCATGGTGATCATCAACAGACCCACCAGCCTGTGCCCTGGGCTGACTGTCCTACTTTGTGGCATCTGAACCCcatgctgtaaaaacaaaaacattcttcttttattagtattcttttgactttttgtacATTCAGCAACAGATCTCCCTCATGTCTGATTATTTGTTTGGTCAGTTGTTTCCATAAATTGATGATCCCGCCTCCTAAAAAAGCTAATTTACTCACTGGCACACAACAGCGACAAAGAAACATTGCACGCCTATTGCACTGTTTAATTGATCCATCCACCTATTTTATTTGGAGTTGGTCCTCATGAAACAGGGTTGACCGACTACTTTACCCTTGCCATAAGGTCTATGACGTGAGTGTAGGATCAAGGGAGTGTTGAAAAATCCTTTGTTCTGAGGTGAACTCTCTTTCCGGAGGGATTAAAGTTGCCTCACTTCCCTCACATGTCAACAACTGCAACTGTTGTCATTAAAGTTCAGTTTGTCACCATTTGTCCGGTTAAGCTGCTTTAAGTTTTGGCTGTCCTTTCATGCCCACCAGGGTCCGTAAAGTGGCCTTCTTAAAGAGAACATGACATCATACACATCATAGCATTACCGTGATATGCACAGTATCTCAGTGCTTGTTTTAGTTCCCACAATAAAATCATGAATATCATCCAACGGATACTAACCATAGAAAAGATATCTGCATCCAAAAATGTAAAGCTGAAGCTATCAAATTATACAGATTTAGCGTTCCTATATCACATATTGATTTCTTCTTGCTAtacttgaaaaaacaacaatggtGGACAATATTTGCAACTGGGTGTTATGATGGAGGTCAATGTGAGCTCAAAATTTAAACGTATGTATTAATGAAAGGTCTCCCACTTAATCTCCATTTTAACGGAGCGGACAGATATCCGCTTTAAAACAAGATTAGTCTAGCAAATTGTGTAACCTAATGAGCTCTTAGTTTTAATTACAGTTCAAAGTAAGGTCCCTTATTCCAGATCTGCTGCTAAGTATCACTGCCAACCAGCACACCACGGAATTAATGTGATTTTGACCTAATCCCATCAGAAGTCTCTGAAGCATAGGTATAAAAGCTAAAGTCAGGGTTGAAGCACCAGTCACCCAAGGAGGTTGTAAGTGACAAGAAAGGCCAACTGCTGGGGACCTCCTTCCAAGCACAGCATGGCAGAAGAGTGGGGAAAACAGTCATTTGCTGCCAGGAGGCACTATGAAGACACGACAAAGGGGAGTGTCTTCGTTTACACAAACAGCAATAATACCAGAGGTACAGtatcatcattttgtttttcactgaCTAAATAGATATGTCAATTATAGTagtaggaagaaaaaaaaaaaagggatataAAACATTCTGGACGACTTgcagtgacagcagcaggaacTCACATAATAGCAAAGCTGTTTTCCCATGAAGGATGATTAAATGTTATAACTTAACATCAGtattgttttgttcttgaaaCACACTTTATGTTTTGAGTGATATTGTGTTTGGTTTAAAGAATGAAATGCTAAATCTTTcaacttctgtgtttttaatggttAGTTTATTTTGTACTTCAAGAAATCTGTACTGCTCTATCAGTTCTCAAAATGTTATTGTACAATGTTGATCGCATTTCTTTTGTTAGGAAGCAGAATTACATAGAAATATACAGCTTAAGATTAATCGACAACATTTTGCCTCAGAGCTTTTTATAGCTCCTTTAGTTTACTCCTTGAGTTTACTCAGACAATTGAATCACatcctgttttttattattgttattgttttatgattgATGAAATATAAACCAATTGGCTCAGAAGGAATGTGTGTTTAATTGTAAAGACCAAACAAAATTGAATATTTTGTCTCCACCATTAGAGTAAAGAACGCTTTACAgcatttatatattatttaataCATGTATGTGCTGTCTCAGTAAAATATTGCTTCCAAGGCTTTACAAAATAAGACAATTTTAACTTATGAGAACACGAGATTCGTAATTGAGAAATGTTGTATAAACTTGTTGTCCTCTCCTTTTCCTCCCAGATCCTTTTGAGGGTCCCAATTACCACATTGCTCCGCGATGGGCTTACAATGTTGCAACATTTTGGATGCTTGTAGTGGTGTTCTTCTCAGTCCTCACCAATGGTCTCGTCTTAGTGGCCACAGCAAAGTTCAAGAAGCTCCGCCACCCTCTGAACTGGATCTTGGTCAATCTTGCAGTTGCAGATCTTGGAGAGACACTTTTTGCCAGCACCATCAGTGTATGCAACCAGATTTTTGGTTACTTCATTCTTGGACATCCAATGTGCAAGTTTGAGGGCTTTGTTGTCTCAACTTGTGGTAAGTGCAGACAGTTTATCTCTATGATAGCAAAGGTTTTGGTGACTATTTTTGGAGACAAACAGTGTCAGGCCGCAAGTTTAAGCTGAGTATCATGCTTTCTTGCACAGGTATTACAGGTCTCTGGTCCCTGACGATCATCTCCTGGGAAAGATGGGTTGTTGTGTGCAAACCCTTTGGAAATGTAAAGTTTGATGCCAAATGGGCCACAGGTGGAATAGTGTTTTCCTGGGTCTGGTCAGCAGCGTGGTGTGCTTGTCCCCTCTTTGGATGGAGCAGGTAGCCTGATGATTTATCTTCACTTTGAAACCAAgagttttaaaatgatatgccaaaaatgttaattttacaaTTTCTTGTATCAGGTTCTGGCCTCATGGACTGAAGACTTCCTGTGGACCTGATGTATTCAGTGGAAGTGATGACCCTGGAGTCCAGTCCTACATGATTGCTCTTATGATCACATGTTGTATCATTCCCCTGGCTATTATCATCTTGTGCTACCTTGCTGTCTGGATGGCCATCCGTGCTGTAAGTGTTCTCACCTTCATTTTCATAAACCTCCACATAAACCAGACCACAGACGGCCAGAATCTCACACTGTGCTGATGTGTTGGTCACAGGTTGCCATGCAGCAGAAAGAATCAGAGTCAACCCAGAAGGCTGAGAGAGAAGTATCCAGGATGGTCGTTGTGATGATCTTTGCATACTGTTTCTGCTGGGGACCTTACACCTTTTTTGCCTGCTACGCTGCAGCTAACCCTGGTTATGCTTTCCATCCTCTTGCTGCATCCATGCCTGCATATTTTGCCAAGAGCGCCACCATCTACAACCCTGTTATCTATGTCTTCATGAACCGACAGGTGGGCAGAAAAAATTCACATTGCTGTATCAAACAACGTTCAATGTCTTATTTTGATGTTCTTTGggtacattttaaacatgccTTATTATTCTCTCTTTCAGTTCCGCGAATGCATCATGAAGCTTTTTGGCAAAGAAGTGGATGAAGGCTCTGAAGTATCCACGTCAAAGACAGAGGTCTCCTCTGTGGCTCCTGCATAAATCTCCATGTTTTCccttttggaaaaaaaactgagaaCCATTGTAATTTGTACAGtaaatatttaatgtgtttattttctttatatcCATTTTTTAGCAAAATGGTAGATTTCTTGCAaatacaaaacatgaaaaaaaaacaaagcaaataaatGCAAAGTATACTGACGAAAGTTTCCATTTCACAAttcttgtgttaaaaaataagacaaaatgcTAATGGACAAAGATTTGtcttacaaagagagaaggTTGGTCTATCCATGATGCCCTCTAACGATGCATATTTTTTAGTTATATTCtggacatttttgcctttattggataggacagctgaagagaaacgggaaatgtggggagtagagagtaggggaagacatgcaacaaatggaCGAGTCCGGGAGTCAAATTTGAGGTTTTATCAGCTGAGATAGTTTGCATTGTTCTTCAATGTCTgtagttcttaaaatgtcatGTCCCCATGCAACCAATGATTCAGTGAGCACATTTAATAAGAGTGGTTTAAACATTATTTACAGGGTTCCACTTGCTTTTATTGCCCTCATAGTTTTGTTCTCAGTGTtctactttttttcctctttaatttCCTTAAGCATTAGTGCAGCAGTAACAGTAAAGCAAAATTCAAAAATTGACAGGTGTGTTTTAAGTCCCACCAACACCTCTGCCATTTGCATTAATATTGCAAACTGGTTTGCTTTGAGTGGAAATTGGCAATTGTGGTAAAGTGGTAATACTTAAATTGAAAGTCATCCGCTTCTTTGCTCTGATAGTGGGCTGCTCTAAAAATGTAGAATGTGCGTTTTCTCAAAATTCCAGTGCTTTAggaaaaaaatagacaaaaaccTTAAATTCTTTTGCATTAGGATTTCTGCTcttaaaggtacaatgtgtggTAATTAGCAAAACCTGACATGGATTAAAATATTCAAAGGTATGTTTAAATAATCACCTGAATCTAAaaattgtttctgtttctgcttacttagaatgagccttttatatctgaATAGGGCGGATCCCAAGGCCGTTATCTGGCACGGCCATGTTTCTGCAGTAGAATGGAACTGACAAATTAAGTAAACAAGCCAACTTATtgtaagacaaaaagaaaagagttgTTTTGGTGTGCAGTTGAATTTTTACACTTACAGTagatgtttttgatggtaaaaacttgctattggatcatacttatcatgcatgaagTATTTTTTCTAACTGCTAGGTGTCACTAGATATTCTAATGTCTTCACACCGTACCTTGAAGTGAAGAGTCTGTCGCTATTTAAACACAAATTTCTCTAAATCCTATTTTAAACATCTTGTTTTGATCATCTCTAGTATTCACTACAAGTAACAACAGATGGGCATATTGGCCTGAATGTAACATTCCTTGGTAACACAATACAGTGTCCAACTTCACACTTGTAAAAGCTTACATCCCCTGTTTTTTTCAAGCAACTCAACACAAAACAATTGACCTTCTGCAtcacaataacaaaaacatgcaagtGCAACAAGTAGCCTCTATTTGTCAGTTCAATTTTTCCATCACTCAAAGATCATTCCCTGGATCCTTCACACTTGAAGCATTTAATCTCACACATAATTGTGTCTCACCTCTCATTGGGGAAAAGACTTTGCTGGATAGTTTGCCACTGAGATACCTGGACATCTTtggcaaagaggaggagggctcTCTGCATCAGATGCCTGTTGCATTCAGTGCACCTCATGCATTCAGACTTCCTGCatccctctgtctcccccttTTAGATTTGCTTAGCACTGCATGGTGACCTTGGCTTCCCTTCTCCACTTATTGTACAATCACTCGATGCTTGCCTAAATCATTCATCCCACAGTTAAATCGTCCCTCAAGTTCCAATCTCTCATTGATTTTGCTAAAACCACCAAATTGATTATTCAAAAATGTTGTaggtagggttgccaactgtcctgtATTAGctgggacatcccgtatattgggctaaattggtttgttccattagggacctcaattgtcccgtatattgactactacctcttgtaaatacagcatactgcactctacagatcctagatcagatcaAACAACAGtggatcatgtgccaatcacacctgcaaaaaagtgtggagaggattttttctctgatggccattaaatggtcagactcaagaaacagatgcagcacagagctgatcaaaaatgaacttcaaatatctgtaaactgtgacttgtcatgtaaggacttctctctggctgtgcaaaaggacaaaagactgcttgagtcagtcaagagcagcaaaaagtatccatggaaaaagtacatttggcaagtcatactcctcttttgcatttaatttgaattgtgcctgttttttgatgtaaagagccaaactgtggtttctctgaggtttattcatatgaggttacatgatgatacagtaaggattaaagggaatatacacactttatggatttccagttgaatcagaatatgaatatacgctgaattcacacatcatgctcacaccaccatggcaacGTGCACCTGTctcttatttagtagtgagaaagttggcaatcCTAGTTGTAGGCAAGACTGGACAGACAATGGACCCGACTCCCTGGGCGAACTCTTCACTTCATTAAAAGTAATCCTTATATTCTTCAACTCCAGTTTCTATCATTTTCCCCGCGGAGCTTTAGTTTTGCTTTTCTGTTGGCCAAATCCCACAGAAGCTGGGCTTCAAATCCCCACCGtctcttattttttaatgttatttattttcacaccgtcttttattttgacactGACCGGATACAGTGGGTGACGTCAGAGAGTGCGCATGTCAACCACCCGTACTGCTCACACGTGAAGAAAGTGGACCTCAAACTCTGGTGAACCAATGTCCAAAGCAAGTAAGTATTTCAGCTCTATGTACACAATGACTTCACTCCATGATATTCATTTTATTCTCCGTTTTCTTTGTCGCAGAACAAAAACGAACTAAGCGGCTCTTCCTCGGAAAACTCAAGGTAAGCACTGACAGGCTAATGTTGTCTACAACGAGCGACGAGTCAGCCTCTCAGCTGACATTTTACAGCGCCTAGGTCTAAAAGTGATTTGATATGTGCTAGATATTGTACATAAATTCAAGGTCAGCACCACTACAAGATACTTTTAGTCATTCTGGAGCTTTTTATATGTTGCTTCTTTGTAATTGTTTACGTCTTCACAGAGACTTCTCAGTTTGTATAgatctacggtggccctgaaggacaaaacaattttacaaaagatgaaacacttataCAAacttggagacaaatttacat
This window contains:
- the LOC117811606 gene encoding red-sensitive opsin, which encodes MAEEWGKQSFAARRHYEDTTKGSVFVYTNSNNTRDPFEGPNYHIAPRWAYNVATFWMLVVVFFSVLTNGLVLVATAKFKKLRHPLNWILVNLAVADLGETLFASTISVCNQIFGYFILGHPMCKFEGFVVSTCGITGLWSLTIISWERWVVVCKPFGNVKFDAKWATGGIVFSWVWSAAWCACPLFGWSRFWPHGLKTSCGPDVFSGSDDPGVQSYMIALMITCCIIPLAIIILCYLAVWMAIRAVAMQQKESESTQKAEREVSRMVVVMIFAYCFCWGPYTFFACYAAANPGYAFHPLAASMPAYFAKSATIYNPVIYVFMNRQFRECIMKLFGKEVDEGSEVSTSKTEVSSVAPA